The bacterium sequence ACGCCACGCCCGCGACCGCGTTGCACGCCCCGCGCGGCGCGGCTAAGATCGCCCGATTCGACAATCCGATCACGCAAGGAGCGGTCTATGTCCGCGGATTACGCCATCGTCGGCAAGCGCATGGATCGGGCGCGCCAGCGCCTGGAATCGGTCGTCGTCCGGCGCCACGAAGGCGGCCGGTTCGGCATCCCCACGAAGTTGACGCGCGGCGAGCTCGTGACGCTATTCGACCGCGGCCATGACTTCCAGACCGGCGTGGACATGGGCGACAAGGTCAAGTGGGGAGAGCCGGTCTACAAGGTCATCATCCCGCCGGACCACTACATCAGCACGAATCCAACGGAATCCGTCCGCGACAAGCTCGACAGCGTCCCCAACACCTGACCGCGAGCCGACCGTGCCGCGACCTCGCCGAAGCGCGCGCGAAGACGAATCGTCGCGTTGCAATTCGAAAAACCGGCGGCTAAATTGACGCACTGGGTCATGAACGGCCCGCGACGCTTCCAAAATTTTTTTGTCCAAAGGGTGAACGGATGGCGAACGAGCTTTACGACATCGGGGAGATGCCGCCCATCGGAACGGTGCCCCGGCAGATGCATGCGTGGGTGATTCGCCCGGAGCGTTTCGGCGAGCCGACCGAGAGCTTCCGCAAGGAAGTGATCGACGTGCCCGAGATCGCCGATGACGAGGCGCTCGTGTACGTCATGGCCGCGGGCGTCAACTACAACAACGTCTGGGCCGCGCTGGGCGTGCCGGTCAACGTCATCGCCGCGCGCAACAAGGCGGGCGAGCCCGAGCCGTTTCACATCGGCGGCTCCGACGCGTCCGGCATCGTTTACAAGGTGGGCAAGGACGTCAAGAACCTGAAGGTCGGCGACGAGGTCGTCGTCCACTGCGGCACGTGGTCGCGCGATGATGCGTGGGTGAAAGACGGCAACGACCCGATGTATTCGGACAGCTTCCGCATCTGGGGTTACGAAACGAACTGGGGCAGCTTCGCGCAGTTCACCAAGGTGCAGGCGCATCAGTGCGTTCCCAAGCCCAAGCACCTCAGTTGGGATCAGTCCGCGGCGTACATGCTTGTCGCGGCAACGGCCTACCGCATGCTTCACTATTGGGACGAAAACGCCGTCAAGGAAAACGATGTCGTTCTCGTCTGGGGCGGCGCGGGCGGCCTTGGATCCATGGCCATCCAGATCATCCGCGCGGCGGGCGCCATTCCCGTCGCGGTCGTCTCGAGCGCGGACAAGTTCGATTACTGCAAGGAGCTTGGCGCCGCGGGCGTCATCAACCGCAAGGATTTCGACCACTGGGGCATGTTGCCGCACTGGAAGGATTCCGCGGGTTACAAGGAATGGCTTATCGGCGTGCGCAAGTTCGGCAAGGCGATCTGGGACGCGCTCGGCGAAAAGCGCAACCCGAACCTCGTCTTCGAACACCCCGGCGAGGCGACGATCCCTACCTCGATCTTCGTGTGCGAAACCGGCGGCATGGTCGTCATTTGCGCGGGCACGACCGGCTATAACGCCACCGTCGATCTGCGTTATTTGTGGATGCGCCAGAAGCGCCTGCAGGGAAGCCATTTCGCCAACGACGATCAGGCGATTGCCGTCAACCGCCTCGTCGAACAGGGGCTGGTCGATCCGTGCCTGTCGCGGACCTTCACCTGGGACGAATTGCCCGATTGCCACCAACTCATGTACGAGAACAAACATCCGCACGGAAACATGGCGATTCTCGTCGGCGCGTCGAAGTCGGGAGCCGGCGCGACCGGGGAGCCGCCCGCCGGGAGGAATGACATCATGCGTACCGTCCCCGAACCCATCGTCGAATTGAACGGATCCGATTCCGTCGGGCTTCCCAAG is a genomic window containing:
- the ccrA gene encoding crotonyl-CoA carboxylase/reductase; this encodes MANELYDIGEMPPIGTVPRQMHAWVIRPERFGEPTESFRKEVIDVPEIADDEALVYVMAAGVNYNNVWAALGVPVNVIAARNKAGEPEPFHIGGSDASGIVYKVGKDVKNLKVGDEVVVHCGTWSRDDAWVKDGNDPMYSDSFRIWGYETNWGSFAQFTKVQAHQCVPKPKHLSWDQSAAYMLVAATAYRMLHYWDENAVKENDVVLVWGGAGGLGSMAIQIIRAAGAIPVAVVSSADKFDYCKELGAAGVINRKDFDHWGMLPHWKDSAGYKEWLIGVRKFGKAIWDALGEKRNPNLVFEHPGEATIPTSIFVCETGGMVVICAGTTGYNATVDLRYLWMRQKRLQGSHFANDDQAIAVNRLVEQGLVDPCLSRTFTWDELPDCHQLMYENKHPHGNMAILVGASKSGAGATGEPPAGRNDIMRTVPEPIVELNGSDSVGLPKSDTTTVGDVFHPRLPSVSVHDSLDSVAHLMADANVHAAVVLNADKTLAGVIGQTDLVLARQQGAPEDVARMPASRIMTTDVVTVTRDTPLQRAITMMSARKIHRLVVVEHRDGHELPVGIIAMTDVIRYMFGIPPRD